A region of Pirellulales bacterium DNA encodes the following proteins:
- a CDS encoding PQQ-dependent sugar dehydrogenase, with amino-acid sequence MNRVRVLVRLVLLLGLIGVIFLIAKHALLNAYVGSEPIPIGAQTAPATFERAFPNLEFERPLYVTFPPDGTNRIAVITQYGSVFIFPNDSSVEVASEMLNIHKKVSQDGSIEEGLLGLVFHPRFRENRQFFLYYTNSDHVNVLTCFKMSSDDPNRAEPGSEQEVFRAPKGTGNHNGGAIIFGRDGYLYLAIGDGGPVGDPHGNAQSVETVLGKVLRIDVDNKDPGLEYAIPKDNPFVDRAGARGEIWALGLRNVWRMAFDRQTNRLWAADVGEDTWEEIDIIERGGNYGWNINEGFHEFVKTQPQISPPPARIVGKLTDPIFAYNHTVGNCIIGGCVYRGTRVPDLVGAYLFADYVTGQVYALRYHENSGQAVSVQRIQPKAMPVFSFGEDESGEAYFTTSQGIINRFLPARK; translated from the coding sequence TCGCGTTCGAGTTTTAGTGCGGTTGGTTCTGCTCCTCGGTCTGATCGGCGTAATCTTCTTGATCGCCAAGCATGCGCTCTTGAACGCCTATGTGGGAAGCGAGCCTATTCCGATCGGCGCCCAGACTGCGCCGGCAACGTTCGAGCGCGCATTTCCGAACCTCGAATTCGAACGCCCGCTCTACGTGACATTTCCGCCGGACGGCACGAATCGGATCGCCGTTATCACGCAGTACGGCAGCGTGTTCATTTTTCCCAACGATTCGAGCGTTGAAGTGGCCAGCGAAATGCTGAACATTCACAAAAAGGTGAGCCAAGACGGTTCGATCGAAGAAGGGTTGCTGGGCCTGGTGTTTCATCCGAGGTTTCGCGAAAACCGACAATTCTTCCTCTACTACACCAACTCCGACCACGTCAACGTGCTGACTTGTTTCAAGATGTCGTCCGACGATCCGAATCGCGCCGAGCCCGGTTCGGAGCAAGAGGTATTTCGCGCGCCGAAGGGAACTGGAAACCACAATGGCGGCGCCATAATCTTCGGGCGTGACGGCTATTTGTACTTGGCGATCGGCGATGGCGGCCCGGTCGGCGATCCTCACGGCAACGCACAAAGCGTGGAAACCGTGCTGGGAAAGGTCTTGCGGATCGATGTTGATAACAAAGACCCCGGCCTCGAATATGCCATTCCCAAAGACAATCCGTTTGTCGATCGGGCGGGCGCACGCGGCGAAATTTGGGCCCTCGGGCTGCGCAATGTTTGGCGCATGGCATTCGATCGCCAGACGAATCGCCTCTGGGCCGCCGATGTTGGCGAAGACACCTGGGAGGAAATTGACATCATTGAACGGGGCGGCAATTACGGCTGGAATATCAACGAAGGGTTCCATGAGTTCGTCAAGACCCAGCCGCAGATTTCGCCGCCACCGGCCCGCATCGTAGGAAAACTGACCGATCCGATCTTTGCATACAACCATACGGTTGGCAATTGCATCATTGGCGGTTGCGTTTATCGCGGAACAAGGGTTCCCGACCTCGTCGGAGCATATCTGTTTGCCGACTACGTCACTGGCCAGGTGTATGCTCTTCGGTACCACGAGAACTCGGGCCAGGCCGTTTCCGTTCAGCGGATCCAACCCAAGGCCATGCCCGTGTTTTCCTTCGGCGAAGACGAATCAGGCGAAGCCTATTTCACGACGTCTCAGGGAATCATCAACCGTTTTCTTCCGGCCCGAAAATAG
- a CDS encoding GNAT family N-acetyltransferase — translation MEIPQLAIETVHLSLMPYSPDQLLALIEGDELFEVRFGLPAADGLRALHLSGGVSPAWLAQLRASSADLWVHGFAVVHRQSRSVIGSVGFKGPPDNDAVAEIGYGIVPAFQGQGYATEAAEAVVAFAFGSGRVRLVRAHTLPTPNASTRVLAKCGFERTGEVEDPEDGLVWRWERSKELV, via the coding sequence ATGGAGATCCCCCAATTGGCAATCGAGACGGTTCATCTCAGCTTGATGCCGTATTCACCCGATCAACTTCTCGCGTTGATCGAGGGGGATGAGCTTTTCGAGGTTCGCTTCGGTCTGCCGGCCGCGGATGGCCTCCGAGCCCTCCACCTATCAGGTGGGGTCTCACCCGCTTGGCTGGCGCAGCTCCGTGCGTCGTCGGCCGATCTCTGGGTTCATGGCTTCGCCGTCGTCCATCGGCAGAGTCGTTCGGTCATCGGGAGCGTCGGCTTCAAGGGGCCGCCCGACAATGATGCGGTCGCCGAAATCGGTTATGGCATCGTGCCTGCTTTCCAGGGTCAAGGATATGCCACAGAGGCGGCCGAAGCAGTCGTCGCATTCGCCTTCGGCAGCGGTCGGGTGCGCCTCGTTCGGGCGCACACGCTTCCGACACCTAACGCCTCGACACGGGTGCTGGCGAAGTGCGGGTTCGAACGGACCGGCGAGGTCGAGGATCCCGAGGATGGTCTCGTGTGGCGGTGGGAGCGAAGCAAGGAATTGGTCTGA
- a CDS encoding DUF1579 domain-containing protein: MLRKTILGVILCLAGAGLSFGQDFPKPGPEHEKLKELEGNWDAVMEMAGQKSKATATYKSICGGMWLASDFQGDFGGIKFDGHGLDGYDQHKKKFVSVWVDVFETAPMLSEGDYDPNTKLLVMTGESLGPDGKPQKFKNTIETKDKDHFTFRMYMIQPDGTDQLAFTIEYTRRK; encoded by the coding sequence ATGTTGCGCAAAACGATACTGGGAGTTATCCTCTGTTTGGCCGGCGCCGGCCTGTCGTTTGGGCAGGATTTTCCCAAGCCCGGACCCGAGCACGAGAAGTTGAAAGAGCTGGAGGGAAACTGGGACGCAGTCATGGAGATGGCAGGCCAGAAATCGAAGGCCACGGCCACGTACAAATCCATCTGCGGCGGAATGTGGTTGGCAAGCGACTTCCAAGGAGATTTTGGCGGGATCAAATTCGACGGGCACGGACTCGACGGATACGACCAACACAAGAAGAAGTTCGTGAGCGTGTGGGTCGACGTATTCGAGACCGCGCCGATGCTTTCCGAAGGGGACTACGACCCGAACACCAAACTGCTGGTGATGACCGGCGAATCGCTCGGCCCGGACGGCAAGCCGCAGAAGTTCAAGAACACGATCGAGACGAAGGACAAGGACCACTTCACGTTCAGGATGTACATGATCCAGCCCGATGGCACTGACCAATTGGCGTTCACGATTGAGTACACGCGGCGCAAATGA